The following are encoded in a window of Arachis duranensis cultivar V14167 unplaced genomic scaffold, aradu.V14167.gnm2.J7QH unplaced_Scaffold_165934, whole genome shotgun sequence genomic DNA:
- the LOC127743962 gene encoding cytochrome c1-2, heme protein, mitochondrial, which produces MAGGVIQQLLRRKLQSHSPNGSLMSSIMTKKDYAGSTGSSSFRALALIGASVTGFLGFATTASADEAEHGLACPNYPWPHAGILSSYDHASIRRGHQVYTQVCASCHSMSLISYRDLVGVAYTEDEVKAMAAEIEVVDGPNDEGEMFTRPGKLSDRFPQPYANEAAARFANGGAYPPDLSLITKARHNGQNYVFALLTGYRDPPAGVSIREGLHYNPYFPGGAIAMPKMLNDGAVEYEDGTPATESQMGKDVVSFLSWAAEPEMEERKLMGFKWIFVLTLALLQAGYYRRLRWSVLKSRKLVLDVVN; this is translated from the exons ATGGCTGGAGGTGTAATTCAGCAGTTATTGAGAAGGAAACTCCAATCTCATTCTCCT AATGGTTCTCTTATGTCTTCCATTATGACAAAGAAAGATTATGCTGGCTCTACTGGCAGCAGCTCATTTAGAGCTCTTGCGTTGATTGGAGCTAGTGTCACTGGGTTTTTGGGTTTTGCAACAACAGCATCAGCTGATGAAGCTGAGCATGGCCTTGCATGCCCAAACTATCCATGGCCTCATGCTGGCATTCTCAGTTCATATGATCATGCATC GATTCGTCGTGGTCATCAAGTCTATACACAAGTTTGTGCTTCCTGCCATTCTATGTCTTTGATATCATACCGTGATTTGGTTGGTGTTGCTTATACAGAAGATGAAGTAAAGGCCATGGCAGCTGAGATTGAGGTGGTTGACGGTCCTAATGATGAGGGTGAAATGTTCACTCGCCCCGGTAAACTCAGTGATCGCTTTCCTCAGCCATATGCAAATGAAGCAGCTGCTAGGTTTGCTAATGGAGGAGCCTATCCTCCAGATCTAAGTCTTATTACCAAG GCCCGTCACAATGGTCAGAATTATGTGTTTGCCCTTCTAACTGGTTATCGTGATCCCCCTGCTGGTGTTTCG ATTAGAGAGGGTCTGCACTATAACCCTTATTTCCCTGGTGGTGCCATTGCCATGCCTAAAATGCTTAACGATGGTGCTGTTGAATATGAGGATGGTACTCCCGCCACTGAATCTCAG ATGGGGAAAGATGTTGTGTCATTCTTATCTTGGGCTGCCGAACCGGAGATGGAAGAGAGAAAACTG ATGGGATTTAAGTGGATATTTGTTCTAACATTGGCATTGCTTCAAGCTGGCTACTACCGTCGCCTTAGGTGGTCTGTTCTAAAGTCTCGCAAGCTGGTTCTTGATGTCGTCAATTAA
- the LOC107478294 gene encoding uncharacterized protein LOC107478294, whose product MERFNKACLEIQDLPTEVVIMGLVNRLREGPFSQSISKRHPTSLSDVQERAEKYINMEKNVRLRESSWRSGHPPSIKEKEREPKKKEDLGLDRPRKYYSYTPLKVSIVDVCREICNTERLPPPRPIKNKKGGSRSEYCEYHKIYGHSTNDCYDLKNVIEKLTREGRLDRYLMERSDNHGKKKPDDADRRDPPPQTPERHIHMISSGFAGGGLTKSSRKRHLKRFHQVGNESPDLSTISFTKEDGQGVIPEHDDPVVITMILANAHLHRTLVDQGSSANILFKPTFDKLGLDERELRAYPDTLYGLGDTPIKPLEFLPIHTTFGKGKNPKL is encoded by the coding sequence atggaaaggttcaacaaagcgtgTTTGGAAATTCAAGATCTGCCCACAGAGGTAGTTATCATGGGATTAGTAAATAGACTAAGGGAAGGacccttctcacagtccatatcaAAAAGGCACCCGACCTCTTTGAGTGATGTACAGGAGAGAgcggaaaagtacatcaatatggagaaAAATGTCAGACTGAGAGAGTCGAGTTGGCGATCTGGGCACCCTCCCTCGataaaagaaaaggagagggaacccaagaagaaagaagaccTCGGTCTCGACAGACCCAGGAAATAttactcttatactcctctaaaggTTTCTATAGTGGACGTATGCAGAGAAATTTGCAATACTGAAAGGCTGCCGCCTCCTAggcccattaaaaataaaaaaggggggagtcGCAGCGAGtactgtgagtaccataaaatatatggtcactcaacAAACGACTGTTACGACCTCAAAAATGTAATAGAAAAGCTGACCAGAGAGGGCCgacttgatagatatctcatggaaaggtcggacAATCATGGGAAGAAAAAGCCAGATGACGCagatagaagagacccaccaccgcAAACTCCGGAGAGACATATACATATGATCTCAAGTGGATTCGCGGGAGGGGGACTCACCAAGTCCTCTCGCAAGAGACACCTCAAGCGATTCCACCAGGTCGGGAACGAATCGCCCGACCTTTCTACCATCTCATTCACAAAGGAGGATGGGCAAGGAGTAATCCCTGAACACGACGATCCAGTGGTGATAACCATGATCCTGgccaatgcccatctccacagaactcTAGTAGATCAAGGAAGCTCGGCGAACATCCTTTTCAAACCCACGTTTGACAAGCTAGGGTTGGACGAGAGAGAGCtaagagcctaccccgacacctTATACGGGCTAGGCGACACGCCAATAAAGCCACTGGAATTCTTACCCATTCATACTACCTTTGGAAAGGGGAAAAATCCAAAactctga